The Vicinamibacterales bacterium genome includes the window CCGCTGATCGTGATCCGGCCGTTCCTGCCTGAATCGCCGGTGTGGCGCGAGAAGAAGGCGGCCGGCACGCTGCGGCGGCCGTCGTTCGGCGAACTATTCCGGCCGCAGTACGCGCGGACGACGATCGTGACGACACTGATGATGGCGTGCGTCTACGGCGCGGCGTTCGGCGCGATCCAGCAGATGCCGCGGATCGTGCCCGGCCTGGCGGAGGTGCGCGGACTGGATCGGCCCGCGATCGAGCAGACGGTCAGCGCGGTGCAGTACTTCCAGGAAATCGGCGGGCTGGCCGGACGCATCCTGCTCGCCTTTCTCGCCGTCCGCATTCTGAGCCGCCGCCGGCTGGTGCACGTGTTCCAGATCCCTGGCCTGATCCTGCTGCCGCTCGTGTTCTTCTACGCGCCGACGAGCAGCGTCGAGACCGTGAAGTGGGGCATCCTGGCGGTCGGCCTGGTCACGATCGCGCAGATGAGCTTCTGGGGCAATTACCTGCCGCGCGTCTACCCCGTCCACCTGCGCGGCACGGGGGAGAGCTTCGCCGCGAACGTCGGCGGTCGCATGATCGGCACGTCGGCCGCATTGCTCACAACCACCCTCGTGGCGTCGATGCCCGGCGCGACGCCCATCGTCAGGCTCGCCTACGCGGCGGCGCTGGTCGGCACGACCGTGTACGTGATCGCCTTCATCGCCAGCTGGTGGCTGCCGGAGCCCAAGGCCGAGGACCTGCCGGAATAGGTGCGCTGTTAACGACCCCGGCGGCACCCCGTCCTTCACACCAGAAGAGGTGGTCATGGTGTGGCTCGAGCAGGCTG containing:
- a CDS encoding MFS transporter; its protein translation is MDRKTWLIAVIAAIGFAFDTYELLMLPLIARPALMDLLGVPATDPAINMWVGRLFYWPAVAGGVFGLLGGYLTDLFGRRRVLTYSILLYALSAFAAGFSTSVYELLFWRICTFVGVCVEFVAAVAWLAELFSDPKRREAVIGYTQAFGSLGGLMVTGAYHYAVVNAANFPAVAGGHAPWRYTLMSGLIPAIPLIVIRPFLPESPVWREKKAAGTLRRPSFGELFRPQYARTTIVTTLMMACVYGAAFGAIQQMPRIVPGLAEVRGLDRPAIEQTVSAVQYFQEIGGLAGRILLAFLAVRILSRRRLVHVFQIPGLILLPLVFFYAPTSSVETVKWGILAVGLVTIAQMSFWGNYLPRVYPVHLRGTGESFAANVGGRMIGTSAALLTTTLVASMPGATPIVRLAYAAALVGTTVYVIAFIASWWLPEPKAEDLPE